One Actinoplanes missouriensis 431 DNA segment encodes these proteins:
- a CDS encoding SCO1664 family protein, with product MTAEPTAVLAEADALELLGRGAIEIEGRLVDASNTTLRAEISLGGLTRRCVYKPVRGERPLWDFPDGTLAGREVSAYLVSRATGWDLVPPTILRDGPLGPGALQLWIDEPSEAEGLIGFVPAYDVPEGWLPVAAARDDDGDAYALAHADDPRLARLAIFDAVINNADRKGGHVLYPSTGGVHGVDHGVSFHVENKLRTVLWGWTGKPLPGEAVEVLTKLGADLAGPLGEALDEHLTISEVQHVGLRVKRLLRAARFPQPPTDWPAIPWPPM from the coding sequence GTGACGGCGGAGCCCACGGCGGTGCTGGCCGAGGCCGACGCCCTTGAACTGCTCGGCCGGGGCGCCATCGAGATCGAGGGGCGTCTCGTCGACGCCTCCAACACCACGCTGCGTGCCGAGATCAGCCTGGGCGGGCTGACCCGGCGCTGCGTCTACAAGCCGGTCCGCGGTGAGCGCCCGCTCTGGGACTTCCCGGACGGGACGCTCGCCGGCCGGGAGGTCTCGGCGTACCTGGTGTCCCGCGCGACCGGCTGGGACCTGGTTCCGCCGACGATCCTGCGGGACGGCCCGCTCGGCCCGGGCGCGCTGCAGCTCTGGATCGACGAGCCGTCCGAGGCCGAGGGGCTGATCGGTTTCGTCCCGGCCTACGACGTGCCCGAGGGCTGGCTCCCGGTCGCCGCGGCCCGTGACGACGACGGCGACGCCTACGCCCTCGCGCACGCCGACGACCCCCGCCTGGCCCGCCTCGCGATCTTCGACGCGGTGATCAACAACGCTGACCGCAAGGGCGGCCACGTGCTCTACCCGTCCACCGGCGGCGTGCACGGCGTCGACCACGGCGTCAGTTTCCACGTGGAGAACAAGCTGCGCACCGTCCTCTGGGGCTGGACCGGCAAGCCCCTGCCGGGCGAGGCCGTCGAGGTGCTCACCAAGCTCGGCGCCGACCTGGCCGGCCCGCTCGGCGAGGCCCTCGACGAGCACCTGACCATCTCCGAGGTGCAGCATGTCGGCCTGCGGGTGAAAAGGTTGCTGCGCGCGGCACGTTTCCCCCAGCCCCCCACGGACTGGCCGGCCATCCCCTGGCCACCCATGTGA
- a CDS encoding DUF3090 domain-containing protein translates to MTHQVHAFEPPERFVAGTVGEPGDRTFFLQARGGGRVISVALEKVQVSLLAEKLEELLLEANKRFGVSLPDGVLPAVHDNEPLDTPVDEEFRVGTLGLAFDVDTSTVVIEAIEAGEPEADLSGGPLDDETDEDDDDADEDDDEPDDDLDRLRVRLTPEATRAFIDRARRVVAAGRPPCPLCGQPLDPAGHLCPRHNGYHR, encoded by the coding sequence ATGACCCACCAAGTGCATGCCTTCGAGCCGCCGGAGCGGTTCGTCGCCGGGACGGTGGGCGAGCCGGGGGACCGCACGTTCTTCCTCCAGGCCCGCGGTGGCGGCCGGGTGATCAGCGTGGCGCTGGAGAAGGTCCAGGTGTCACTGCTCGCCGAGAAACTCGAGGAGCTGCTCCTCGAGGCCAACAAGCGCTTCGGCGTGAGCCTCCCGGACGGCGTCCTGCCGGCCGTGCACGACAACGAGCCGCTGGACACCCCGGTCGACGAGGAGTTCCGCGTCGGCACGCTGGGGCTGGCGTTCGACGTCGACACCAGCACCGTCGTGATCGAGGCGATCGAGGCCGGTGAGCCGGAGGCCGATCTCTCCGGCGGCCCGCTCGACGACGAGACCGACGAGGACGACGACGACGCCGATGAGGACGACGACGAGCCGGACGACGACCTCGACCGCCTGCGGGTGCGGCTGACCCCGGAGGCGACCCGGGCGTTCATCGACCGCGCGCGCCGGGTGGTCGCGGCCGGACGGCCGCCGTGCCCGCTCTGCGGCCAGCCGCTCGACCCGGCCGGTCATCTCTGTCCCCGGCACAACGGTTACCACCGGTGA
- a CDS encoding histidine phosphatase family protein, with amino-acid sequence MATVLLLRHGRTTANAAGGLAGRQPVELDDTGRDQAARVGERLRKLPLAEVVTSPLIRCRQTLEIALPDLAHQPDEGLIECGYGDWEGRPLKELAKDPLWPVVQQHPSAVVFPNGEAMAEMSARAVKTIRKWDDLITKEHGPEAVWVACSHGDVIKAIVADALGLHLDQFQRIVADPASITAIRYTPTRPFVVRLNETGDLASVVPPKQADSDAAVGGGAGGGAV; translated from the coding sequence ATGGCCACCGTTCTGCTGCTCCGGCACGGCCGGACCACCGCCAACGCGGCCGGAGGACTGGCCGGCCGCCAGCCCGTCGAGCTCGACGACACCGGCCGTGACCAGGCGGCCCGGGTCGGCGAGCGGCTGCGGAAACTTCCGCTGGCCGAGGTCGTCACCAGCCCGCTGATCCGGTGCCGGCAGACCTTGGAGATCGCGCTGCCCGACCTGGCGCACCAGCCGGACGAGGGCCTGATCGAGTGCGGCTACGGCGACTGGGAGGGCCGGCCGCTGAAGGAGCTGGCCAAGGATCCCCTCTGGCCGGTCGTCCAGCAGCACCCGAGCGCGGTGGTGTTCCCGAACGGCGAGGCCATGGCCGAGATGTCCGCCAGGGCCGTCAAGACCATCAGGAAATGGGATGACCTGATCACGAAGGAGCACGGGCCGGAAGCGGTCTGGGTGGCGTGCAGCCACGGCGATGTGATCAAGGCCATCGTGGCCGACGCGCTCGGCTTGCACCTGGACCAGTTCCAGCGGATCGTGGCCGATCCGGCGTCGATCACCGCGATCCGCTACACCCCGACCCGCCCGTTCGTGGTGCGGCTCAACGAGACCGGTGACCTGGCCTCCGTCGTACCCCCGAAGCAGGCCGACAGCGACGCGGCCGTCGGCGGCGGCGCGGGAGGCGGAGCCGTTTGA
- a CDS encoding LLM class F420-dependent oxidoreductase, with amino-acid sequence MRLGLSLGYQTAWSTPADHLAMAQEADRLGYAVVWAAEAYGSDAVSMLAWMAGQTQRIDLGAAVMQIPARTPAMTAMTAATLDTLSGGRFRLGLGVSGPQVSEGWHGVRFAKPLARTREYVDIVRMALARERVAYDGEHYRLPLPDGAGKAIKLGFHPHRSEIPLYLAAVGPKNLKLAGEIADGWLAIFFAPDMAGEYVAQIGPKPGFDIAPTVPVVVGDDLAACADVIRWYAALYIGGMGSREQNFYNQLAVRMGYEKEAKLVQDLYLSKQVAEAAAAVPQEFIERTSLIGTKDRIRDRIREYAAAGVGTLSVSPYVGDLEDGIATLRTVAEAFEESGV; translated from the coding sequence GTGCGGCTCGGACTCAGCCTCGGCTATCAGACGGCGTGGAGCACACCCGCTGACCATCTCGCGATGGCGCAGGAGGCGGACCGGCTCGGTTACGCCGTGGTGTGGGCCGCCGAGGCGTACGGATCGGACGCCGTCAGCATGCTGGCCTGGATGGCCGGGCAGACGCAGCGGATCGATCTGGGCGCCGCGGTCATGCAGATCCCGGCCCGGACGCCGGCGATGACCGCGATGACCGCCGCCACCCTGGACACGCTCTCCGGCGGCCGGTTCCGGCTCGGCCTCGGCGTGAGCGGCCCGCAGGTCTCCGAGGGGTGGCACGGCGTGCGGTTCGCCAAACCGCTGGCCCGGACCCGGGAGTATGTGGACATCGTCCGGATGGCCCTGGCGCGGGAGCGGGTCGCCTACGACGGCGAGCACTACCGGCTGCCCCTGCCGGACGGCGCGGGCAAGGCGATCAAGCTGGGCTTCCACCCGCACCGCTCGGAGATCCCGCTCTACCTGGCCGCGGTCGGCCCGAAGAACCTGAAGCTCGCCGGCGAGATCGCGGACGGCTGGCTGGCGATCTTCTTCGCCCCGGACATGGCGGGGGAGTACGTCGCGCAGATCGGCCCGAAGCCCGGCTTCGACATCGCACCGACCGTGCCCGTCGTGGTCGGTGACGATCTCGCCGCCTGCGCCGACGTGATCCGCTGGTACGCCGCCCTCTACATCGGTGGCATGGGCAGCCGCGAGCAGAACTTCTACAACCAGCTCGCGGTCCGGATGGGCTACGAGAAGGAGGCGAAGCTCGTCCAGGACCTCTACCTGAGCAAGCAGGTCGCCGAGGCGGCCGCCGCGGTCCCGCAGGAGTTCATCGAGCGCACCTCGCTGATCGGCACCAAGGACCGGATCCGCGACCGGATCCGCGAGTACGCGGCGGCCGGTGTCGGGACGCTCTCGGTCAGCCCGTACGTGGGTGACCTGGAGGACGGCATCGCGACGCTGCGCACGGTCGCCGAGGCGTTCGAGGAGTCCGGCGTCTGA
- a CDS encoding aldo/keto reductase produces the protein MHQRPLGRSGLAVSRLALGTMTWGRDTDPDDAAAQLKLFLETGGTLIDTADVYGDGDAESVIGSLLDHLVPRDQVVIATKAGLTPRGWRARDGSRGNLLRSLDASLRRLGTDYVDLWQVHGYDGQTPFEETLAALDHAVTSGRVRYVGVSNFAAWQTARAATWQSAYPGRAPIVAAQMEYSLLERGIERELLPAAAALGFGVLAWSPLGRGVLTGKYRNGRPLDSRAASEHMAPFVQTYLEPRSSSIVEAVVIAAGGLGVSPLEVALAWIRDRPGVASAILGARTAGQLQGALRSEQLVLPAEIAIALDDVSAIDVGYPEREGTGYPEA, from the coding sequence ATGCATCAGCGACCGCTCGGCCGAAGCGGGCTAGCGGTTTCGCGGCTCGCGCTCGGCACCATGACCTGGGGCCGTGACACCGACCCCGATGACGCGGCCGCCCAGCTGAAGCTGTTCCTCGAGACCGGCGGCACGCTGATCGACACCGCCGATGTGTACGGCGACGGCGACGCCGAGTCCGTGATCGGCTCACTGCTCGACCACCTCGTGCCCCGTGACCAGGTGGTGATCGCCACCAAGGCCGGGCTGACCCCGCGCGGCTGGCGGGCGCGGGACGGCTCGCGAGGCAACCTGCTGCGCTCGCTCGACGCGTCGCTGCGCCGGCTCGGCACCGACTACGTGGACCTGTGGCAGGTGCACGGCTACGACGGCCAGACCCCGTTCGAGGAGACCCTGGCCGCGCTCGATCACGCGGTAACCAGCGGCCGGGTGCGCTACGTCGGGGTCTCCAACTTCGCGGCCTGGCAGACCGCGCGGGCGGCGACGTGGCAGTCGGCGTACCCGGGACGCGCCCCGATCGTGGCCGCCCAGATGGAGTACTCGCTGCTGGAGCGCGGCATCGAGCGTGAGCTGCTGCCGGCCGCCGCGGCGCTCGGGTTCGGGGTGCTCGCCTGGTCGCCGCTGGGCCGGGGCGTGCTCACCGGCAAGTACCGCAACGGCCGGCCGCTCGACTCCCGGGCCGCCTCCGAGCACATGGCGCCGTTCGTGCAGACCTACCTGGAACCGCGCAGCTCCAGCATCGTGGAGGCGGTGGTGATCGCGGCCGGCGGGCTGGGCGTCTCCCCGCTGGAGGTGGCGCTGGCCTGGATCCGGGACCGGCCCGGTGTGGCCTCGGCGATCCTCGGCGCCCGCACCGCGGGGCAACTGCAGGGCGCGCTGCGCAGCGAGCAGCTGGTGCTGCCGGCCGAGATAGCGATCGCGCTGGACGACGTGTCAGCGATCGACGTCGGCTACCCGGAACGTGAGGGAACAGGCTATCCCGAAGCTTGA
- a CDS encoding DUF5703 family protein, with the protein MDYEYAPLRLPSNVDRLTAAAQLAIQAEFSGWELARVQLFADGTRKVMLRRRLAPTPQPGLSY; encoded by the coding sequence ATGGACTACGAATACGCGCCGCTGCGGTTGCCCTCAAATGTCGACAGGTTGACCGCGGCGGCGCAGCTCGCCATTCAGGCGGAGTTCTCCGGGTGGGAGCTGGCCCGCGTCCAGCTCTTCGCCGACGGGACCCGCAAGGTCATGCTCCGCCGGCGGCTCGCACCGACACCGCAGCCCGGCCTCAGTTACTGA
- a CDS encoding M20/M25/M40 family metallo-hydrolase, which translates to MDTTAVDEVVGLCRDLLRIDTTNTGDPRTTVGERVAAEYVAERLDEVGVEIRLLESAPNRANLIARIPGADSSRGALLVHGHLDVVPADASEWSVPPFAGEEKDGYLWGRGAVDMKDFDAMALAVVREWKRTGYVPPRDIVLCYTADEEAGMEYGSQWLVRNHADAFEGVTEAIGEVGGYSYTVNDDLRLYLVQTAEKGLDWLRLHAHGRPGHGSFIHDDNAVTALAEAVAAVGRHRFPTVVTPTVRQFLEQVSEALHIDLDPDEPELAIAKLGPIANLIGATIRNTANPTRLEAGYKDNVIPGKASATIDCRTLPGQADSFLAELREIIGPDIEIEHVHQQSAVETSFDGDLVDAMGAALRAEDPGARTVPYLMSGGTDAKAFATLGIRCFGFAPLRLPPDLNFSALFHGIDERVPTEGLKFGVRVLDRLLRNS; encoded by the coding sequence ATGGACACCACCGCCGTGGACGAGGTCGTCGGCCTCTGCCGTGACCTGCTGCGTATCGACACCACCAACACCGGGGACCCGCGGACGACCGTCGGCGAACGCGTCGCCGCCGAGTACGTCGCCGAGCGCCTGGACGAGGTCGGCGTCGAGATCCGGCTGCTGGAGTCCGCGCCGAACCGGGCCAACCTGATCGCCCGGATCCCCGGCGCCGACAGCTCCCGCGGCGCGCTGCTCGTGCACGGCCACCTCGACGTGGTGCCGGCCGACGCCAGCGAGTGGTCGGTCCCGCCGTTCGCCGGCGAGGAGAAGGACGGGTACCTCTGGGGCCGCGGCGCGGTCGACATGAAGGACTTCGACGCGATGGCGCTCGCGGTGGTCCGCGAGTGGAAGCGGACCGGGTACGTCCCGCCCCGCGACATCGTGCTCTGCTACACGGCCGACGAAGAGGCCGGCATGGAGTACGGCTCGCAGTGGCTGGTGCGTAACCACGCCGACGCGTTCGAGGGCGTGACCGAGGCGATCGGCGAGGTCGGCGGGTACTCGTACACCGTCAACGACGACCTGCGCCTCTACCTCGTGCAGACCGCCGAGAAAGGCCTTGACTGGCTGCGCCTGCACGCGCACGGTCGGCCCGGCCACGGCTCGTTCATCCACGACGACAACGCGGTCACCGCGCTCGCCGAGGCGGTCGCCGCGGTCGGCAGGCACCGGTTCCCGACGGTCGTCACGCCGACCGTGCGGCAGTTCCTGGAGCAGGTCAGCGAGGCGCTGCACATCGACCTGGACCCGGACGAGCCGGAGCTGGCCATCGCGAAACTCGGCCCGATCGCCAACCTGATCGGCGCGACCATCCGCAACACCGCGAACCCGACCCGCCTGGAAGCCGGCTACAAGGACAACGTGATCCCCGGCAAGGCGTCCGCCACCATCGACTGCCGGACCCTGCCCGGGCAGGCCGACTCGTTCCTCGCCGAGCTGCGGGAGATCATCGGGCCGGACATCGAGATCGAGCACGTGCACCAGCAGTCGGCCGTCGAGACCAGCTTCGACGGTGACCTGGTCGACGCGATGGGTGCCGCACTGCGCGCCGAGGACCCGGGTGCGCGTACCGTGCCCTACCTGATGTCCGGTGGCACCGACGCCAAGGCCTTCGCCACCCTCGGGATCCGCTGCTTCGGCTTCGCGCCGTTGCGGCTGCCACCCGACCTCAACTTCAGTGCACTGTTCCACGGCATCGACGAGCGGGTTCCCACCGAGGGGCTAAAGTTCGGCGTGCGTGTGCTGGACCGACTGCTTCGAAACAGCTGA
- a CDS encoding hemerythrin domain-containing protein, producing MNLPPLPPTGGETPGRSIVDLVNRQHRELLALLELDRSDDKVKSVIVAATSRHLCAEEQYLYPAIRAAVPGGEELADRELAEDQALLRLLGEEDLDSAAEAIRRHVAADAEELLPMLEQMVPPEDLIRLGNRMETAAEAAPTRPHPATPSTPPWNKVVDPLVGVVDKVRDVVTARTTYTRDL from the coding sequence GTGAATCTTCCCCCGCTGCCGCCGACCGGCGGTGAGACTCCCGGGCGCAGCATCGTCGATCTCGTCAACAGGCAGCACCGGGAGCTGCTCGCCCTCCTCGAACTCGACAGGTCCGACGACAAGGTCAAGTCGGTGATCGTCGCCGCCACCTCGCGCCACCTCTGCGCCGAGGAGCAGTACCTCTACCCCGCCATCCGCGCGGCGGTACCCGGCGGCGAGGAACTGGCCGACCGCGAGCTCGCCGAGGATCAGGCCCTCCTGCGCCTGCTCGGCGAGGAGGACCTGGACTCCGCCGCCGAGGCGATCCGCCGGCACGTCGCGGCCGACGCCGAGGAGCTGCTGCCGATGCTGGAGCAGATGGTGCCGCCGGAGGATCTGATCCGGCTCGGCAACCGGATGGAGACCGCCGCGGAGGCCGCGCCGACCCGTCCGCACCCGGCCACCCCGTCGACGCCACCGTGGAACAAGGTCGTCGACCCGCTCGTCGGCGTGGTCGACAAAGTCCGCGATGTCGTCACGGCGCGTACGACATATACGCGCGATCTGTAA
- a CDS encoding LysR family transcriptional regulator gives MNLELRHLKVVCAIAETGSVTKAASQLGLAQPALTAQLQRIERTLGGPLFDRDRRGARPTALGELVLSRARVLLPAMKGLQDEAARLAAGGDDMLMTRYRIGAIGGPVVAHLLHRLSATQPEAQISTHASYYVDELATMVLAGKLDYAQVGVCGDALPSAEYGLVWHTIAVDAVCALLREDHPQAAATEVDLADLSEEQWVAGAGDGCFADCFAAACARAGFAPRKVLETDPRACVDMVELGLSVGLCQPTFRPPVGLTSRPLKGAPLRWRIAVGWHPDSPAARSAPKLMQMANEAYQDVIARNENYVKWVADHPDLNGIGAVPPQLAAA, from the coding sequence ATGAACCTGGAGCTGCGGCATCTGAAGGTGGTCTGCGCCATCGCGGAGACCGGCAGCGTCACCAAGGCCGCGTCGCAACTGGGCCTCGCCCAGCCGGCGCTCACCGCGCAACTGCAGCGCATCGAGCGGACCCTCGGCGGGCCGCTCTTCGACCGGGACCGTCGCGGCGCGCGCCCGACCGCGCTGGGCGAGTTGGTGCTCTCCCGCGCCCGGGTGCTGCTGCCCGCGATGAAAGGCCTGCAGGACGAGGCCGCACGCCTGGCAGCAGGCGGCGACGACATGCTGATGACCCGGTACCGTATCGGCGCGATCGGCGGCCCGGTCGTCGCCCACCTGCTGCACCGCCTCTCGGCGACCCAGCCGGAGGCCCAGATCTCCACCCACGCGTCGTACTACGTGGACGAGCTGGCCACCATGGTCCTCGCCGGCAAGCTGGACTACGCCCAGGTCGGCGTCTGCGGCGACGCCCTGCCGTCGGCGGAGTACGGCCTGGTCTGGCACACCATCGCGGTCGACGCGGTCTGCGCCCTGCTGCGCGAGGACCACCCCCAGGCGGCCGCGACCGAGGTGGACCTGGCCGACCTCTCCGAGGAGCAGTGGGTGGCCGGCGCCGGCGACGGCTGCTTCGCCGACTGCTTCGCCGCGGCCTGCGCCCGGGCCGGCTTCGCGCCCAGGAAGGTCCTGGAGACCGACCCCCGCGCCTGCGTCGACATGGTCGAACTGGGCCTCTCGGTCGGCCTCTGCCAGCCCACGTTCCGCCCACCGGTCGGCCTCACCTCACGCCCGCTCAAGGGCGCGCCCCTGCGCTGGCGCATCGCGGTCGGCTGGCACCCCGACTCCCCCGCGGCCCGCAGCGCGCCCAAGCTCATGCAGATGGCCAACGAGGCGTACCAGGACGTCATCGCCCGCAACGAGAACTACGTCAAGTGGGTCGCCGACCACCCCGACCTCAACGGCATCGGAGCGGTCCCACCCCAATTGGCAGCAGCATGA
- a CDS encoding ATP-dependent Clp protease ATP-binding subunit produces MGPFGPAGSGSWDDLFARFFGATGGAAGPQRPSQRFDIARYMSNDARQVLADAARRAAELSGGGNALADLDTDHLLWAVLQQEPMKQTVRRAGTDPVALLAELDAQADNEVARTAAANRLADMGAAARELPEQVALTPAAKRALLDSLQISRAVGASYIGPEHILMALGLNTDSAAGRLLAGRLDPRNMPHPEAASGTGGGSHQPHPSNPNTPTLEQFGVDLTESARRGEIDPVVGRADEIEQAVEILSRRTKNNPVLIGEAGVGKTAIVEGLAQRIVDGDVPLTLQDKRVIQLDLAGLVAGTRYRGDFEERLRKVIEEIQSSGDGLIVFLDEIHTLVGAGGGGGEGGGMDASNMLKPALARGKLRVIGATTLDEYRKNIEKDAALARRFQPVLVGEPSVEDTVAILRGLRDNYEAHHQVRITDEALDAAAVLSDRYITDRFLPDKAIDLIDQAGARVRLRVKTPDAGLRERERRLEELSRDRDQAVAAEKYEKASELRDEINQLKEQIASAGVGADGIPQVTQDDIAEVVSRSTGVPVAQLTEAERDRLLRLEQHLHEHVIGQEDAVEAVAEAVRRSRAGLGDEDRPVGSFLFLGPTGVGKTELARSLAEALFGEPDRMIRLDMSEFQERHTVSRLVGAPPGYVGYDEAGQLTEAVRRRPYSVVLLDEIEKAHPDVFNILLQVLDDGRLTDSQGRTVSFKNTVLIMTSNLGSDLITGSTRSVGFGAAAGGRSADDELRDRLDRRLKESLRPEFINRIDEIIIFRQLETDQLHKITSMLLEETRRRLHAQDVEMEITDAAVDWLADRGFQPEFGARPLRRTIQRELDNRLSKMLLAADLAPGRKVHVDVADDKLTFEVQSSVAAR; encoded by the coding sequence ATCGGACCGTTCGGACCAGCTGGGTCCGGTAGTTGGGACGACCTGTTCGCACGCTTCTTCGGCGCCACCGGAGGCGCCGCCGGCCCGCAGCGGCCGTCGCAGCGTTTCGACATCGCGCGATACATGAGCAACGACGCCCGGCAGGTTCTCGCGGACGCCGCCCGGCGGGCCGCCGAGCTTTCCGGCGGGGGCAACGCGCTGGCCGACCTGGACACCGATCACCTGCTCTGGGCCGTGCTCCAGCAGGAGCCGATGAAGCAGACCGTGCGCCGCGCCGGCACCGACCCGGTCGCGCTCCTCGCCGAACTCGACGCGCAGGCCGACAACGAGGTCGCGCGCACCGCCGCCGCGAACCGTCTCGCCGACATGGGCGCGGCCGCCCGTGAACTCCCCGAGCAGGTCGCGCTGACCCCGGCCGCCAAGCGCGCGCTGCTGGACAGCCTGCAGATCTCCCGGGCCGTCGGCGCCTCCTACATCGGGCCGGAGCACATCCTGATGGCGCTCGGCCTGAACACCGACTCCGCGGCGGGACGGCTGCTCGCCGGCCGGCTCGACCCGCGCAACATGCCGCACCCGGAGGCCGCCTCGGGCACCGGCGGCGGCTCTCACCAGCCGCACCCGAGCAACCCGAACACCCCGACGCTGGAGCAGTTCGGCGTGGACCTCACCGAGTCCGCCCGCCGTGGCGAGATCGACCCGGTGGTCGGGCGCGCCGACGAGATCGAGCAGGCCGTGGAGATCCTCTCCCGCCGTACCAAGAACAACCCGGTCCTGATCGGTGAGGCCGGCGTCGGCAAGACCGCGATCGTCGAGGGCCTGGCCCAGCGGATCGTGGACGGCGACGTCCCGCTCACCCTGCAGGACAAGCGGGTCATCCAGCTCGACCTGGCCGGCCTGGTCGCGGGTACGCGTTACCGGGGCGACTTCGAGGAGCGCCTGCGCAAGGTGATCGAGGAGATCCAGTCGTCCGGTGACGGTCTGATCGTCTTCCTCGACGAGATCCACACCCTGGTCGGCGCCGGTGGTGGCGGCGGGGAGGGTGGCGGCATGGACGCGAGCAACATGCTCAAGCCGGCGCTCGCCCGCGGCAAGCTGCGCGTGATCGGCGCGACCACCCTCGACGAGTACCGCAAGAACATCGAGAAGGACGCCGCCCTGGCGCGCCGGTTCCAGCCGGTCCTGGTCGGCGAGCCGTCGGTCGAGGACACCGTGGCGATCCTGCGCGGGCTGCGGGACAACTACGAGGCCCACCACCAGGTACGGATCACCGACGAGGCGCTCGACGCGGCGGCGGTGCTGTCCGACCGCTACATCACCGACCGGTTCCTGCCGGACAAGGCGATCGACCTGATCGACCAGGCCGGCGCGCGGGTCCGCCTGCGCGTGAAGACGCCGGACGCCGGCCTGCGCGAGCGGGAGCGCCGCCTCGAGGAGCTGTCCCGGGACCGGGACCAGGCGGTCGCTGCCGAGAAGTACGAGAAGGCGTCCGAACTGCGCGACGAGATCAACCAGCTCAAGGAGCAGATCGCCAGCGCCGGCGTCGGCGCGGACGGCATCCCGCAGGTGACCCAGGACGACATCGCCGAGGTGGTGTCGCGCTCCACCGGCGTGCCCGTCGCGCAGCTGACCGAGGCCGAGCGGGACCGCCTGCTCCGGCTGGAGCAGCACCTGCACGAGCACGTCATCGGCCAGGAGGACGCGGTCGAGGCGGTCGCCGAGGCGGTCCGCCGCTCGCGGGCCGGATTGGGTGACGAGGATCGGCCGGTCGGCAGCTTCCTCTTCCTCGGCCCGACCGGTGTCGGCAAGACCGAGCTGGCACGGTCGCTCGCCGAGGCGCTGTTCGGCGAGCCGGACCGGATGATCCGGCTGGACATGAGCGAGTTCCAGGAGCGGCACACCGTGTCGCGGCTGGTCGGCGCCCCTCCCGGCTACGTCGGCTACGACGAGGCGGGACAGCTGACCGAGGCGGTGCGGCGGCGTCCGTACAGCGTGGTGCTGCTCGACGAGATCGAGAAGGCCCACCCGGACGTCTTCAACATCCTGCTCCAGGTGCTCGACGACGGCCGTCTCACCGACAGCCAGGGCCGGACGGTCAGCTTCAAGAACACCGTCCTGATCATGACGTCGAACCTGGGTTCGGATCTGATCACCGGCTCGACCCGCAGTGTCGGCTTCGGCGCGGCGGCGGGTGGCCGGTCGGCCGACGACGAGCTGCGTGACCGCCTCGACCGCCGGCTCAAGGAGTCGCTGCGGCCGGAGTTCATCAACCGGATCGACGAGATCATCATCTTCCGCCAGCTGGAGACGGATCAGCTCCACAAGATCACGTCGATGCTGCTGGAGGAGACGCGGCGCCGCCTGCACGCGCAGGACGTCGAGATGGAGATCACCGACGCGGCCGTGGACTGGCTCGCCGACCGTGGTTTCCAGCCGGAGTTCGGCGCGCGGCCGCTGCGCCGGACCATCCAGCGGGAGCTCGACAACCGTCTGTCGAAGATGCTCCTCGCCGCCGACCTGGCGCCGGGCCGCAAGGTCCACGTCGACGTCGCCGACGACAAGCTGACCTTCGAGGTGCAGTCCTCGGTGGCGGCTCGCTGA
- a CDS encoding PIN domain-containing protein, whose protein sequence is MSSPEPAPSSAGSLTPAFQEPGEREPISHEIGVPLVVVDGANVVGSVPDGWWRDRAGAAIRLRDSLATVPATGLAGLPGPVEVALVVEGRARDIPAGSGAVRVVRAPGSGDDTIVELAAAAPGRRVVVVTADRGLRQRVTAVGAEVRGPSAVPR, encoded by the coding sequence ATGAGTTCACCGGAGCCCGCACCCTCCTCGGCAGGGTCTCTGACACCAGCGTTCCAGGAGCCGGGCGAGCGCGAGCCCATATCCCACGAGATCGGAGTCCCGCTGGTCGTCGTCGACGGGGCGAACGTGGTGGGCTCCGTCCCGGACGGCTGGTGGCGCGACCGGGCGGGCGCGGCGATCCGGCTCCGCGACAGCCTGGCCACCGTGCCGGCGACCGGCCTGGCCGGCCTGCCGGGCCCGGTGGAGGTGGCGCTCGTCGTCGAGGGCCGCGCGCGGGACATCCCGGCGGGTTCCGGCGCCGTCCGGGTCGTCCGCGCCCCCGGCTCCGGCGACGACACGATCGTCGAGCTGGCCGCCGCGGCGCCCGGCAGGAGAGTCGTCGTGGTCACCGCCGACCGCGGCCTGCGCCAGCGGGTGACAGCCGTCGGTGCCGAGGTGCGCGGTCCGTCCGCAGTCCCCCGCTGA